Proteins encoded together in one Myxocyprinus asiaticus isolate MX2 ecotype Aquarium Trade chromosome 21, UBuf_Myxa_2, whole genome shotgun sequence window:
- the LOC127412471 gene encoding 28S ribosomal protein S26, mitochondrial-like, with protein sequence MLRALSRSQTPVARLLAPRSEVIVETVRGRKSRTDPKAKSKLGRIKTPPPVDPVEMVVLKERFTEYDLIVRALRLEFKEEMLRKRYEDEVGSLAEERAKQEAEEHRSLMAWNDGENLKLRKIREQRVQKEAEVMKLKRREEALLGQQELENYIKEKEKEILQLQEEAKNFITLDSLDQRIEEALDNPKNYNFAIDKEGHVVKRTVLQ encoded by the exons ATGCTCCGAGCTCTATCAAGAAGCCAAACTCCTGTCGCTCGCCTTCTCGCTCCTCGGAGTGAGGTTATCGTTGAAACTGTCCGGGGTAGAAAATCTCGCACAGACCCAAAAGCGAAGTCAAAACTCGGACGGATCAAGACTCCCCCTCCCGTGGATCCTGTGGAAATGGTTGTGTTAAAGGAACGTTTCACTGAGTACGATCTGATCGTGAGAGCCCTGCG ACTGGAGTTCAAAGAGGAGATGTTGAGGAAGAGATATGAAGATGAGGTAGGTTCCCTGGCAGAGGAGAGAGCCAAACAGGAGGCTGAAGAGCATCGGTCATTAATGGCCTGGAATGATGGCGAAAACCTCAAATTGCGAAAAATACG AGAGCAGCGTGTGCAGAAGGAGGCTGAGGTTATGAAACTGAAGAGGAGAGAAGAAGCTCTCTTAGGTCAACAAGAGCTGGAGAACTAtattaaagagaaagaaaaagaaattctaCAACTACAG GAAGAGGCAAAGAACTTCATTACATTGGACAGTCTTGATCAGAGGATTGAGGAGGCTCTTGACAACCCGAAAAACTACAACTTTGCCATCGATA